The Anopheles merus strain MAF chromosome 2L, AmerM5.1, whole genome shotgun sequence genome has a segment encoding these proteins:
- the LOC121591719 gene encoding mediator of RNA polymerase II transcription subunit 14 isoform X2: MAPQPLEQGGAVTSFIPTGQEMAQRQNLIPLGRLIDFIIQRTYHELTVLAELLPRKTDMDRKIEIYNFSASTRQLFIRLLALVKWANSASKVDKSAKIMGFLDKQSMLFIDTADMLSRVARETLVHARLPNFHIPAAVEILTTGSYSRLPSVIRDRIVPPDPITPAEKRQTLQRLNQVIQHRLVTGSLLPQLRKFRIENGRVTFKVDHEFEVSLTVMGDAPTVPWRLLDIDFLVEDKETGDGKALVHPLQVNYIHQLIQGRIVDCTDALAEVYTCLHYFCQSLQLEVLYTQTLRLIRDRLDDHIHVDEYVVGSRLTVSYWRELTNKDPKSELGYRLTIQTDPNDAAKQLAILHVPSIGNKEADIADRAVRSDLLSMERLLVHTVYVRSLARLNDVKTELQLFLKDVEYNIQGTPAMLTVPVLNPCLRAEHIYITVDTHTGMLRCHVPKHLDCPIMPEMQHALNNDWSKLQHLISELRYWITQRRCEKTLQHLPAATQDRLPLIYSHTHPIARMGPHKVFIQLYRHANVILIVELKEKKTCPNEMTYTFYLVLVKPSSVEEGQSPDVLSGQPAQPSAAGGPAPGSDAANAAMPKMYLRVLSMIEFDTFVATHGPGTYIDDPSPTSTSGTSVKRKVSPLDNALSAIGPPLKQQKTIYPAYFIPELAHVVAMCDEKLPFVTLAKEFSMRKIPHGGLQVEANATSLVLKLLTLPQPKPPQAPPTPQQQQQQQQQQQQQPGTSDAKSSGAGASANEPKTVHVPSIDKQVWNALLKRLLSVSVRAQVNKSNQTRLWTMELVFYGSPLPSLHHKEQGMRRAVYLQYEMQPVESVSKVVDQLLSDWSKIVYLYTLVHEFREQYNNEKYNLASMVAIKSYSYTNLLLAYGPNKDVSVNICWDTEAKEFRLVFTGGNSAINAHSMMRDQLQAHLNHNYSLAQVVHMLHETYQPLSSIAKLPIIPHLAILQSPKIPVLSFCIIPQSPTLLRISFQGVYCLEVRFRGGGLCTIRDGAYSRFDRSHVVEEFTPTQGLKGFLSKYVDETAVFRRRSQSEDDNPPSPVTLEDPSAGAGNNGGGGGGGGGAGGGANTFLSGGTGMRGPQSPRDPGLRFAAPLTPPTSSNPHTPASPHPIGGGGGAGGAGGAGGQGGQGGQQQGHMNNFNMTSPPASHMPHPSPGGGLMPSSPLNAQPSPMAAHSPGPSSLSYMQSHTDGSPFAALSPAASNWPGSPGMPRPSPRPGQSPEHKVQSKHSRGKRVVSESLNTYFFFLFIASHHYTSRVLPARSWAGAIPTTLTYEALDTLCRATPHPQKEVPGPELSPLERFLGSVFMRRQLQRIIHQEESLMAITSNEPGVVVFKADCLQYQVFLNPNHMQSLHLKVDQLPMGPMMDGKPPYQWAAQDLQILEQFFDHRVAAPPYRPAVMTSFTRMLNLPAKVLKDFIQIMRLDLMPELVQGNKWNVQFVLRVPPSATPIVPVGTTTILSHRQKILFFIQITRVPYLPNMEWKDAVTMLLPMVYDMNMNHTTLAERREPMPPQLTSAVSAHLRRFSECSVLLPDECSLFPAVHDLLLTLTLPNEPPAPGQMQMQLGGVMQPGGGPGVPGGPGGPMGGQIGGPTPQVVPQVGSSPSPMMHSPMQQMGGGGPQPGAYGGMVGGPGGGPQSGGPVGGGPGGPN, translated from the exons ATGGCACCGCAGCCGCTGGAGCAGGGAGGAGCGGTGACGAGCTTCATCCCGACGGGGCAGGAGATGGCCCAGCGGCAGAATCTGATCCCGTTAGGGCGTTTGATCGATTTCATCATCCAGCGAACGTACCACGAGCTGACGGTGCTGGCGGAATT GCTGCCCCGCAAAACCGACATGGATCGCAAGATTGAAATTTACAACTTTTCCGCCAGCACGCGGCAACTCTTCATCCGGCTGCTCGCCCTGGTCAAGTGGGCCAACTCCGCCTCCAAGGTGGACAAGTCGGCCAAGATTATGGGGTTCCTGGACAAGCAGTCGATGCTGTTCATCGATACGGCCGATATGCTGTCGCGCGTGGCACGCGAAACGCTCGTGCACGCCCGGCTGCCGAACTTTCACATACCGGCGGCGGTGGAAATCCTAACCACAGGGAGTTATTCCCGCCTGCCGTCCGTCATTCGCGATCGGATTGTGCCGCCCGACCCGATCACGCCCGCCGAGAAGCGGCAAACGTTGCAGCGCTTGAATCAGGTCATCCAGCATCGGCTGGTGACGGGCAGCTTGCTGCCGCAGTTGCGCAAATTTCGCATCGAAAACGGCCGCGTCACGTTCAAGGTGGACCACGAGTTTGAGGTGTCGCTTACGGTGATGGGCGATGCACCGACCGTACCGTGGCGGCTGCTGGACATTGATTTTCTGGTGGAAGATAAGGAAACGGGCGATGGGAAGGCGTTGGTCCATCCGCTGCAGGTGAACTACATCCATCAACTGATCCAGGGACGTATCGTGGACTGTACGGATGCGCTGGCGGAGGTGTACACCTGTCTGCACTACTTCTGCCAATCGCTCCAGCTGGAAGTGTTGTACACGCAAACGCTCCGTCTGATCCGCGATCGGCTCGATGATCACATCCACGTGGACGAGTACGTGGTGGGGTCGCGCCTGACCGTGTCGTACTGGCGCGAGCTCACGAACAAGGATCCCAAATCGGAACTCGGCTATCGGCTAACGATCCAAACCGATCCGAACGATGCGGCGAAACAACTGGCAATCCTGCACGTACCGTCGATCGGCAACAAGGAGGCGGACATTGCGGACCGTGCCGTCCGGTCGGATCTGCTGTCGATGGAGCGGCTGCTGGTGCACACGGTGTACGTGCGGTCGCTCGCGCGTCTCAACGATGTGAAAACCGAGCTGCAGCTCTTCCTGAAGGACGTTGAGTACAACATTCAGGGCACGCCGGCCATGCTGACCGTGCCGGTGCTGAACCCGTGCCTGCGTGCCGAGCACATCTACATCACGGTCGATACGCACACGGGCATGCTGCGCTGCCACGTGCCCAAGCACCTGGACTGTCCGATCATGCCCGAAATGCAGCACGCACTGAACAACGATTGGTCGAAGCTGCAGCACCTGATATCGGAGCTGCGCTACTGGATCACCCAGCGGCGGTGCGAGAAGACGCTGCAGCATTTGCCGGCCGCGACGCAGGACCGGTTGCCGCTGATCTACTCGCACACCCATCCAATCGCACGGATGGGCCCGCACAAGGTGTTCATTCAGCTGTACCGACACGCGAACGTTATTTTG ATCGTTGAGCTGAAGGAGAAGAAAACGTGCCCAAACGAAATGACCTACACGTTTTACCTAGTGCTGGTGAAACCGTCCTCCGTCGAGGAGGGACAATCGCCCGACGTGCTTAGCGGTCAGCCGGCTCAACCGTCGGCCGCGGGTGGTCCTGCACCCGGCAGCGATGCGGCCAACGCCGCAATGCCCAAGATGTATCTGCGCGTCCTGTCCATGATTGAGTTCGACACGTTTGTAGCGACACACGGCCCGGGCACGTACATCGATGATCCGAGCCCGACCAGCACCAGCGGCACCAGCGTCAAGCGTAAGGTGTCCCCACTGGACAACGCGCTGTCGGCGATCGGGCCACCgctgaagcagcaaaaaaccaTCTACCCGGCGTACTTTATCCCCGAGCTGGCCCACGTGGTGGCGATGTGCGACGAGAAGCTACCGTTTGTCACGCTGGCGAAGGAGTTTTCGATGCGCAAGATACCGCACGGCGGTCTGCAGGTGGAAGCGAATGCGACCTCACTCGTGCTGAAGCTGCTGACACTACCCCAGCCGAAGCCACCACAAGCGCCACCTActccccagcagcagcagcagcagcagcagcagcaacagcaacaacccgGAACATCCGACGCCAAGTCGTCCGGTGCTGGCGCATCGGCAAACGAACCGAAAACCGTACACGTGCCATCGATCGACAAGCAGGTGTGGAATGCGCTGCTCAAGCGTCTGCTCTCCGTGTCCGTACGGGCTCAGGTGAACAAGAGCAACCAGACGCGCCTCTGGACGATGGAGCTCGTCTTCTACGGCTCCCCGCTGCCCAGCCTGCACCACAAGGAGCAGGGCATGCGGCGGGCCGTCTATCTGCAGTACGAAATGCAACCGGTCGAGTCGGTGTCCAAGGTGGTCGATCAGCTGCTGAGCGACTGGTCCAAGATCGTGTACCTGTACACGCTCGTGCACGAGTTCCGCGAGCAGTACAACAACGAAAAGTACAACCTGGCCAGCATGGTGGCGATCAAATCGTACAGCTACACCAACCTGCTGCTCGCCTACGGCCCGAACAAGGACGTCAGCGTGAACATCTGCTGGGACACGGAGGCGAAGGAGTTCCGGCTCGTCTTCACCGGCGGCAACAGCGCGATCAACGCACACTCGATGATGCGCGACCAGCTGCAGGCCCACCTGAACCACAACTACAGCCTGGCGCAGGTCGTGCACATGCTGCACGAAACGTACCAGCCGCTCAGCTCGATCGCCAAGCTGCCGATCATACCGCATCTGGCGATCCTGCAGTCGCCCAAAATCCCGGTCCTGTCCTTCTGCATCATCCCACAGTCGCCGACGCTGTTGCGCATCTCCTTCCAGGGTGTGTACTGTCTGGAGGTGCGGTTCCGGGGCGGCGGCCTGTGCACGATCCGGGACGGTGCGTACAGCCGCTTCGACCGGAGCCACGTGGTGGAGGAATTCACGCCGACGCAAGGGTTGAAGGGCTTCCTGTCGAAGTACGTGGACGAGACGGCCGTCTTTCGGCGCCGGTCCCAATCGGAGGATGATAATCCACCCTCCCCCGTGACGCTGGAAGATCCTTCCGCTGGTGCTGGGAACAATGGTggcggtggaggtggtggtggcggtgctggGGGTGGTGCTAATACATTCCTCAGCGGGGGAACGGGCATGAGGGGACCGCAGAGCCCGCGCGATCCGGGGCTACGGTTTGCGGCGCCGCTTACCCCACCCACCAGCTCCAACCCGCACACCCCCGCCAGTCCACACCCGAtcggtggtggaggtggtgccGGCGGAGCTGGTGGCGCTGGTGGCCAGGGTGGCCAGGGGGGACAGCAGCAGGGTCATATGAATAATTTCAACATGACGTCACCGCCTGCCTCGCACATGCCGCATCCGTCGCCGGGCGGAGGGCTGATGCCGTCGTCGCCGCTGAACGCCCAACCGAGCCCGATGGCGGCACACTCACCCGGGCCGAGCAGCCTGTCGTACATGCAGAGCCACACCGATGGTAGCCCGTTCGCGGCACTCTCGCCCGCCGCCTCGAACTGGCCCGGTTCGCCTGGGATGCCGCGGCCGTCACCCCGTCCCGGCCAAAGCCCGGAACATAAAGTACAAAGTAAGCACAGTAGGGGGAAAAGAGTTGTTTCGGAGTCGTTAAatacgtattttttttttcttttcatagcGTCTCATCATTACACGTCACGCGTTTTGCCAGCACGCTCGTGGGCGGGAGCGATCCCAACCACGCTGACCTACGAAGCACTGGATACGCTTTGTCGTGCCACGCCTCACCCGCAAAAGGAAGTGCCTGGACCGGAGCTGAGCCCGCTGGAACGCTTCCTCGGGTCGGTGTTTATGCGCCGACAGCTACAGCGTATCATTCACCAGGAAGAAAGC CTAATGGCAATTACCTCGAACGAGCCGGGTGTGGTCGTATTCAAAGCGGACTGTCTGCAGTACCAAGTCTTCCTCAACCCGAACCACATGCAATCGCTCCACCTGAAGGTGGACCAGCTGCCGATGGGGCCGATGATGGACGGCAAACCGCCGTACCAGTGGGCCGCCCAGGACCTGCAGATCCTGGAGCAGTTCTTCGACCACCGGGTAGCCGCCCCGCCCTACCGGCCCGCCGTCATGACGAGCTTCACGCGCATGCTCAACCTGCCGGCCAAGGTGCTGAAAGACTTCATCCAAATAATGCGCCTCGATCTGATGCCCGAGCTGGTGCAGGGCAACAAGTGGAACGTGCAGTTCGTGCTGCGTGTTCCCCCGTCGGCCACACCGATCGTGCCGGTCGGCACTACGACGATCCTGTCCCATCGGCAGAAGATACTGTTCTTCATCCAGATTACGCGCGTCCCGTACCTGCCCAACATGGAGTGGAAGGATGCGGTCACGATGCTCCTGCCGATGGTGTACGACATGAACATGAACCACACGACGCTGGCCGAGCGGCGCGAACCGATGCCACCGCAGCTGACCAGTGCGGTCAGCGCGCATTTGCGCCGCTTTTCCGAGTGCTccgtgctgctgccggacGAGTGCTCGCTCTTTCCGGCCGTGCACGATCTGCTGCTAACGCTAACGCTTCCGAACGAACCGCCCGCACCGGGCCAGATGCAGATGCAG CTCGGTGGTGTGATGCAACCGGGAGGAGGTCCGGGTGTTCCGGGAGGTCCCGGTGGACCGATGGGAGGACAGATCGGTGGTCCCACGCCGCAGGTAGTGCCGCAGGTTGGCTCCAGCCCTAGCCCCATGATGCACTCGCCGATGCAACAGATGGGCGGTGGTGGACCACAGCCCGGAGCGTACGGTGGGATGGTGGGAGGACCTGGTGGAGGGCCACAATCCGGCGGTCCCGTTGGTGGTGGTCCCGGTGGACCGAATTAA
- the LOC121591719 gene encoding mediator of RNA polymerase II transcription subunit 14 isoform X4 — protein MAPQPLEQGGAVTSFIPTGQEMAQRQNLIPLGRLIDFIIQRTYHELTVLAELLPRKTDMDRKIEIYNFSASTRQLFIRLLALVKWANSASKVDKSAKIMGFLDKQSMLFIDTADMLSRVARETLVHARLPNFHIPAAVEILTTGSYSRLPSVIRDRIVPPDPITPAEKRQTLQRLNQVIQHRLVTGSLLPQLRKFRIENGRVTFKVDHEFEVSLTVMGDAPTVPWRLLDIDFLVEDKETGDGKALVHPLQVNYIHQLIQGRIVDCTDALAEVYTCLHYFCQSLQLEVLYTQTLRLIRDRLDDHIHVDEYVVGSRLTVSYWRELTNKDPKSELGYRLTIQTDPNDAAKQLAILHVPSIGNKEADIADRAVRSDLLSMERLLVHTVYVRSLARLNDVKTELQLFLKDVEYNIQGTPAMLTVPVLNPCLRAEHIYITVDTHTGMLRCHVPKHLDCPIMPEMQHALNNDWSKLQHLISELRYWITQRRCEKTLQHLPAATQDRLPLIYSHTHPIARMGPHKVFIQLYRHANVILIVELKEKKTCPNEMTYTFYLVLVKPSSVEEGQSPDVLSGQPAQPSAAGGPAPGSDAANAAMPKMYLRVLSMIEFDTFVATHGPGTYIDDPSPTSTSGTSVKRKVSPLDNALSAIGPPLKQQKTIYPAYFIPELAHVVAMCDEKLPFVTLAKEFSMRKIPHGGLQVEANATSLVLKLLTLPQPKPPQAPPTPQQQQQQQQQQQQQPGTSDAKSSGAGASANEPKTVHVPSIDKQVWNALLKRLLSVSVRAQVNKSNQTRLWTMELVFYGSPLPSLHHKEQGMRRAVYLQYEMQPVESVSKVVDQLLSDWSKIVYLYTLVHEFREQYNNEKYNLASMVAIKSYSYTNLLLAYGPNKDVSVNICWDTEAKEFRLVFTGGNSAINAHSMMRDQLQAHLNHNYSLAQVVHMLHETYQPLSSIAKLPIIPHLAILQSPKIPVLSFCIIPQSPTLLRISFQGVYCLEVRFRGGGLCTIRDGAYSRFDRSHVVEEFTPTQGLKGFLSKYVDETAVFRRRSQSEDDNPPSPVTLEDPSAGAGNNGGGGGGGGGAGGGANTFLSGGTGMRGPQSPRDPGLRFAAPLTPPTSSNPHTPASPHPIGGGGGAGGAGGAGGQGGQGGQQQGHMNNFNMTSPPASHMPHPSPGGGLMPSSPLNAQPSPMAAHSPGPSSLSYMQSHTDGSPFAALSPAASNWPGSPGMPRPSPRPGQSPEHKVQTSHHYTSRVLPARSWAGAIPTTLTYEALDTLCRATPHPQKEVPGPELSPLERFLGSVFMRRQLQRIIHQEESLMAITSNEPGVVVFKADCLQYQVFLNPNHMQSLHLKVDQLPMGPMMDGKPPYQWAAQDLQILEQFFDHRVAAPPYRPAVMTSFTRMLNLPAKVLKDFIQIMRLDLMPELVQGNKWNVQFVLRVPPSATPIVPVGTTTILSHRQKILFFIQITRVPYLPNMEWKDAVTMLLPMVYDMNMNHTTLAERREPMPPQLTSAVSAHLRRFSECSVLLPDECSLFPAVHDLLLTLTLPNEPPAPGQMQMQLGGVMQPGGGPGVPGGPGGPMGGQIGGPTPQVVPQVGSSPSPMMHSPMQQMGGGGPQPGAYGGMVGGPGGGPQSGGPVGGGPGGPN, from the exons ATGGCACCGCAGCCGCTGGAGCAGGGAGGAGCGGTGACGAGCTTCATCCCGACGGGGCAGGAGATGGCCCAGCGGCAGAATCTGATCCCGTTAGGGCGTTTGATCGATTTCATCATCCAGCGAACGTACCACGAGCTGACGGTGCTGGCGGAATT GCTGCCCCGCAAAACCGACATGGATCGCAAGATTGAAATTTACAACTTTTCCGCCAGCACGCGGCAACTCTTCATCCGGCTGCTCGCCCTGGTCAAGTGGGCCAACTCCGCCTCCAAGGTGGACAAGTCGGCCAAGATTATGGGGTTCCTGGACAAGCAGTCGATGCTGTTCATCGATACGGCCGATATGCTGTCGCGCGTGGCACGCGAAACGCTCGTGCACGCCCGGCTGCCGAACTTTCACATACCGGCGGCGGTGGAAATCCTAACCACAGGGAGTTATTCCCGCCTGCCGTCCGTCATTCGCGATCGGATTGTGCCGCCCGACCCGATCACGCCCGCCGAGAAGCGGCAAACGTTGCAGCGCTTGAATCAGGTCATCCAGCATCGGCTGGTGACGGGCAGCTTGCTGCCGCAGTTGCGCAAATTTCGCATCGAAAACGGCCGCGTCACGTTCAAGGTGGACCACGAGTTTGAGGTGTCGCTTACGGTGATGGGCGATGCACCGACCGTACCGTGGCGGCTGCTGGACATTGATTTTCTGGTGGAAGATAAGGAAACGGGCGATGGGAAGGCGTTGGTCCATCCGCTGCAGGTGAACTACATCCATCAACTGATCCAGGGACGTATCGTGGACTGTACGGATGCGCTGGCGGAGGTGTACACCTGTCTGCACTACTTCTGCCAATCGCTCCAGCTGGAAGTGTTGTACACGCAAACGCTCCGTCTGATCCGCGATCGGCTCGATGATCACATCCACGTGGACGAGTACGTGGTGGGGTCGCGCCTGACCGTGTCGTACTGGCGCGAGCTCACGAACAAGGATCCCAAATCGGAACTCGGCTATCGGCTAACGATCCAAACCGATCCGAACGATGCGGCGAAACAACTGGCAATCCTGCACGTACCGTCGATCGGCAACAAGGAGGCGGACATTGCGGACCGTGCCGTCCGGTCGGATCTGCTGTCGATGGAGCGGCTGCTGGTGCACACGGTGTACGTGCGGTCGCTCGCGCGTCTCAACGATGTGAAAACCGAGCTGCAGCTCTTCCTGAAGGACGTTGAGTACAACATTCAGGGCACGCCGGCCATGCTGACCGTGCCGGTGCTGAACCCGTGCCTGCGTGCCGAGCACATCTACATCACGGTCGATACGCACACGGGCATGCTGCGCTGCCACGTGCCCAAGCACCTGGACTGTCCGATCATGCCCGAAATGCAGCACGCACTGAACAACGATTGGTCGAAGCTGCAGCACCTGATATCGGAGCTGCGCTACTGGATCACCCAGCGGCGGTGCGAGAAGACGCTGCAGCATTTGCCGGCCGCGACGCAGGACCGGTTGCCGCTGATCTACTCGCACACCCATCCAATCGCACGGATGGGCCCGCACAAGGTGTTCATTCAGCTGTACCGACACGCGAACGTTATTTTG ATCGTTGAGCTGAAGGAGAAGAAAACGTGCCCAAACGAAATGACCTACACGTTTTACCTAGTGCTGGTGAAACCGTCCTCCGTCGAGGAGGGACAATCGCCCGACGTGCTTAGCGGTCAGCCGGCTCAACCGTCGGCCGCGGGTGGTCCTGCACCCGGCAGCGATGCGGCCAACGCCGCAATGCCCAAGATGTATCTGCGCGTCCTGTCCATGATTGAGTTCGACACGTTTGTAGCGACACACGGCCCGGGCACGTACATCGATGATCCGAGCCCGACCAGCACCAGCGGCACCAGCGTCAAGCGTAAGGTGTCCCCACTGGACAACGCGCTGTCGGCGATCGGGCCACCgctgaagcagcaaaaaaccaTCTACCCGGCGTACTTTATCCCCGAGCTGGCCCACGTGGTGGCGATGTGCGACGAGAAGCTACCGTTTGTCACGCTGGCGAAGGAGTTTTCGATGCGCAAGATACCGCACGGCGGTCTGCAGGTGGAAGCGAATGCGACCTCACTCGTGCTGAAGCTGCTGACACTACCCCAGCCGAAGCCACCACAAGCGCCACCTActccccagcagcagcagcagcagcagcagcagcaacagcaacaacccgGAACATCCGACGCCAAGTCGTCCGGTGCTGGCGCATCGGCAAACGAACCGAAAACCGTACACGTGCCATCGATCGACAAGCAGGTGTGGAATGCGCTGCTCAAGCGTCTGCTCTCCGTGTCCGTACGGGCTCAGGTGAACAAGAGCAACCAGACGCGCCTCTGGACGATGGAGCTCGTCTTCTACGGCTCCCCGCTGCCCAGCCTGCACCACAAGGAGCAGGGCATGCGGCGGGCCGTCTATCTGCAGTACGAAATGCAACCGGTCGAGTCGGTGTCCAAGGTGGTCGATCAGCTGCTGAGCGACTGGTCCAAGATCGTGTACCTGTACACGCTCGTGCACGAGTTCCGCGAGCAGTACAACAACGAAAAGTACAACCTGGCCAGCATGGTGGCGATCAAATCGTACAGCTACACCAACCTGCTGCTCGCCTACGGCCCGAACAAGGACGTCAGCGTGAACATCTGCTGGGACACGGAGGCGAAGGAGTTCCGGCTCGTCTTCACCGGCGGCAACAGCGCGATCAACGCACACTCGATGATGCGCGACCAGCTGCAGGCCCACCTGAACCACAACTACAGCCTGGCGCAGGTCGTGCACATGCTGCACGAAACGTACCAGCCGCTCAGCTCGATCGCCAAGCTGCCGATCATACCGCATCTGGCGATCCTGCAGTCGCCCAAAATCCCGGTCCTGTCCTTCTGCATCATCCCACAGTCGCCGACGCTGTTGCGCATCTCCTTCCAGGGTGTGTACTGTCTGGAGGTGCGGTTCCGGGGCGGCGGCCTGTGCACGATCCGGGACGGTGCGTACAGCCGCTTCGACCGGAGCCACGTGGTGGAGGAATTCACGCCGACGCAAGGGTTGAAGGGCTTCCTGTCGAAGTACGTGGACGAGACGGCCGTCTTTCGGCGCCGGTCCCAATCGGAGGATGATAATCCACCCTCCCCCGTGACGCTGGAAGATCCTTCCGCTGGTGCTGGGAACAATGGTggcggtggaggtggtggtggcggtgctggGGGTGGTGCTAATACATTCCTCAGCGGGGGAACGGGCATGAGGGGACCGCAGAGCCCGCGCGATCCGGGGCTACGGTTTGCGGCGCCGCTTACCCCACCCACCAGCTCCAACCCGCACACCCCCGCCAGTCCACACCCGAtcggtggtggaggtggtgccGGCGGAGCTGGTGGCGCTGGTGGCCAGGGTGGCCAGGGGGGACAGCAGCAGGGTCATATGAATAATTTCAACATGACGTCACCGCCTGCCTCGCACATGCCGCATCCGTCGCCGGGCGGAGGGCTGATGCCGTCGTCGCCGCTGAACGCCCAACCGAGCCCGATGGCGGCACACTCACCCGGGCCGAGCAGCCTGTCGTACATGCAGAGCCACACCGATGGTAGCCCGTTCGCGGCACTCTCGCCCGCCGCCTCGAACTGGCCCGGTTCGCCTGGGATGCCGCGGCCGTCACCCCGTCCCGGCCAAAGCCCGGAACATAAAGTACAAA cGTCTCATCATTACACGTCACGCGTTTTGCCAGCACGCTCGTGGGCGGGAGCGATCCCAACCACGCTGACCTACGAAGCACTGGATACGCTTTGTCGTGCCACGCCTCACCCGCAAAAGGAAGTGCCTGGACCGGAGCTGAGCCCGCTGGAACGCTTCCTCGGGTCGGTGTTTATGCGCCGACAGCTACAGCGTATCATTCACCAGGAAGAAAGC CTAATGGCAATTACCTCGAACGAGCCGGGTGTGGTCGTATTCAAAGCGGACTGTCTGCAGTACCAAGTCTTCCTCAACCCGAACCACATGCAATCGCTCCACCTGAAGGTGGACCAGCTGCCGATGGGGCCGATGATGGACGGCAAACCGCCGTACCAGTGGGCCGCCCAGGACCTGCAGATCCTGGAGCAGTTCTTCGACCACCGGGTAGCCGCCCCGCCCTACCGGCCCGCCGTCATGACGAGCTTCACGCGCATGCTCAACCTGCCGGCCAAGGTGCTGAAAGACTTCATCCAAATAATGCGCCTCGATCTGATGCCCGAGCTGGTGCAGGGCAACAAGTGGAACGTGCAGTTCGTGCTGCGTGTTCCCCCGTCGGCCACACCGATCGTGCCGGTCGGCACTACGACGATCCTGTCCCATCGGCAGAAGATACTGTTCTTCATCCAGATTACGCGCGTCCCGTACCTGCCCAACATGGAGTGGAAGGATGCGGTCACGATGCTCCTGCCGATGGTGTACGACATGAACATGAACCACACGACGCTGGCCGAGCGGCGCGAACCGATGCCACCGCAGCTGACCAGTGCGGTCAGCGCGCATTTGCGCCGCTTTTCCGAGTGCTccgtgctgctgccggacGAGTGCTCGCTCTTTCCGGCCGTGCACGATCTGCTGCTAACGCTAACGCTTCCGAACGAACCGCCCGCACCGGGCCAGATGCAGATGCAG CTCGGTGGTGTGATGCAACCGGGAGGAGGTCCGGGTGTTCCGGGAGGTCCCGGTGGACCGATGGGAGGACAGATCGGTGGTCCCACGCCGCAGGTAGTGCCGCAGGTTGGCTCCAGCCCTAGCCCCATGATGCACTCGCCGATGCAACAGATGGGCGGTGGTGGACCACAGCCCGGAGCGTACGGTGGGATGGTGGGAGGACCTGGTGGAGGGCCACAATCCGGCGGTCCCGTTGGTGGTGGTCCCGGTGGACCGAATTAA